A region from the Salifodinibacter halophilus genome encodes:
- a CDS encoding dTMP kinase yields the protein MTETNDREATPRGRFIALEGGEGVGKSTQVAEISAWLTARGYEVVTTREPGGTPLGDDIRGVLMTDYATTMPATSELSLVYAARAAHLAEVIEPALARGAWVVCDRFNDASYAYQGAGRGLGESTVDAFDRAVVGDRQPDLVFIFDLLPADGQARVELRDHRNRFDNQRLVFHEHVRRAYLARAEAAPERYCVVDANGSAEAVTTAVTEKLAEWVP from the coding sequence ATGACGGAGACAAACGATCGCGAAGCGACGCCGCGCGGACGGTTTATCGCCCTGGAGGGCGGTGAAGGTGTGGGCAAAAGCACACAGGTCGCCGAAATCAGCGCTTGGCTGACCGCCCGTGGCTATGAAGTGGTCACTACCCGTGAACCCGGCGGCACGCCGCTTGGCGATGATATACGCGGTGTGTTGATGACCGATTACGCAACGACGATGCCGGCAACGAGCGAACTGAGTCTGGTCTATGCGGCGCGCGCGGCACACCTGGCCGAAGTTATCGAGCCGGCGCTAGCCCGTGGCGCATGGGTTGTCTGCGATCGGTTCAACGATGCCAGCTATGCCTATCAGGGCGCCGGTCGGGGGCTGGGCGAGTCCACGGTCGATGCATTCGACCGGGCCGTTGTCGGCGACCGACAGCCAGATCTGGTTTTTATTTTCGACCTGTTGCCCGCTGATGGCCAGGCCCGTGTCGAGCTGCGCGATCACCGTAACCGTTTCGATAATCAACGTTTGGTGTTCCATGAGCACGTGCGCCGGGCCTATCTCGCGCGGGCCGAAGCTGCGCCCGAGCGCTACTGCGTCGTCGATGCCAATGGATCGGCCGAGGCGGTAACCACCGCGGTGACAGAAAAACTGGCCGAGTGGGTCCCATGA